The following proteins are co-located in the Brevibacillus laterosporus DSM 25 genome:
- a CDS encoding C39 family peptidase has protein sequence MLQSSTDNPYVLINIEPVKNIENNCIEDVIASLARWLQRNHECMFAETWNFSFESSRKQTDRIGDQLIIPSNNFLALLEQYHGIRGTVNQTQMEEEVYKIIQTELTSGFPVVATMNSFWVPWDKNYQKEHTVHSFMIVGINSETRDLYCTDPYFMKKEMQLSHANFIKGYKHVTTFSLVQDEQIEPKQVIRELANRLSSELQSGKAFAEMQRFADVLLKDFDLQKETEGYDKNFDDIPLINNLADIANGRLKYAHLLAFIASHDYPSLVPFVEEIKRIGNNWNVIRGIVIKMHLTKRCNDSTLHKISKKIREASQDERCFSVQLLEECNRLLLEKRA, from the coding sequence ATGTTACAATCATCAACAGATAATCCCTATGTGCTTATAAATATCGAACCAGTAAAAAATATCGAAAATAATTGCATTGAAGATGTAATTGCTTCCCTTGCACGTTGGCTTCAGCGTAATCACGAGTGTATGTTTGCAGAAACGTGGAATTTTTCTTTTGAATCTAGTAGAAAACAAACGGACAGAATAGGAGATCAACTAATCATTCCCTCGAATAACTTTTTAGCTCTTCTCGAACAGTATCATGGTATACGAGGAACAGTCAATCAAACACAGATGGAAGAGGAGGTGTATAAGATCATTCAAACCGAGCTGACTTCAGGTTTTCCTGTTGTGGCTACGATGAATTCTTTTTGGGTTCCTTGGGATAAAAACTATCAGAAGGAACACACTGTCCATTCATTTATGATTGTAGGAATAAACTCTGAAACGCGCGACCTTTATTGCACAGATCCTTATTTTATGAAAAAGGAGATGCAGTTGTCGCACGCAAATTTTATCAAGGGCTATAAACATGTAACGACTTTTTCGCTTGTGCAAGATGAGCAGATCGAACCTAAACAGGTCATCCGAGAGTTGGCTAATAGACTTTCCTCTGAATTGCAGTCTGGAAAGGCGTTTGCAGAGATGCAAAGATTCGCAGACGTTTTGCTGAAAGATTTTGATTTGCAAAAAGAGACAGAAGGATATGACAAAAACTTTGATGACATCCCGCTGATAAACAACTTGGCTGATATCGCAAATGGTCGTCTTAAATATGCGCATCTCTTAGCTTTTATCGCTTCACATGATTATCCAAGTTTAGTGCCCTTTGTGGAAGAGATAAAAAGGATAGGGAATAATTGGAATGTTATTCGAGGTATTGTTATCAAGATGCATCTTACAAAAAGATGTAATGATAGTACGTTGCATAAAATTTCTAAAAAAATCAGAGAGGCATCGCAGGATGAAAGGTGCTTCTCGGTACAATTGCTTGAAGAATGTAATCGTCTCTTGTTAGAAAAGAGAGCATAA
- a CDS encoding LLM class flavin-dependent oxidoreductase, with protein sequence MEFCWALPVVPTDQYQELYRAYTDQALRAEKNNFDGVLVSSTPTSVDPFIASTKIGLETTSIRILLAQNTNHCLPTYTAKALNTLNQMINHRADVNVITGSSSIALSREAHADPHTTRYQRTKEFMEIIQLLRKGTSSYKGEFFHISNCDIYPKEDVEKRGRYFVAGSSEEAMKIAAHYGDAYILYACEFELLNKHYNKVKQMALEKGRSISCGVLVDIIARQTREEAWHAANELLENTSPITKRMTRAFLKTSDSVGLGRYKDLTSENNYMVGENLWGGLSQVNPSNSISIVGSYEEVIETLKKYHDAGAEFFLLTSLLHDNEIERIGQNILPQLKKTRVSIK encoded by the coding sequence ATGGAATTTTGTTGGGCATTACCGGTTGTCCCGACGGATCAATATCAGGAACTATATCGGGCGTATACGGATCAAGCCTTACGTGCTGAAAAAAATAATTTTGATGGTGTACTTGTTTCTAGCACTCCAACCTCAGTTGATCCCTTTATTGCATCAACTAAGATTGGATTAGAAACCACCAGCATTCGCATATTGCTTGCCCAAAATACCAATCATTGTTTGCCGACTTACACTGCTAAAGCGTTGAATACTCTCAATCAGATGATTAACCATCGAGCGGATGTTAATGTGATTACAGGTAGTTCCAGCATTGCTCTTTCCCGTGAAGCCCATGCTGATCCACATACGACCAGATATCAACGCACGAAAGAGTTTATGGAGATCATTCAGTTACTTCGAAAAGGAACTTCTAGTTACAAAGGGGAGTTTTTTCACATTAGTAACTGTGATATTTACCCAAAGGAGGATGTAGAGAAAAGGGGACGCTATTTCGTTGCGGGTAGCTCTGAGGAAGCGATGAAAATAGCAGCGCATTATGGAGATGCGTATATTCTGTATGCGTGCGAGTTCGAGTTGCTCAATAAACACTACAATAAAGTTAAACAGATGGCGTTAGAAAAGGGAAGGAGCATTTCTTGCGGCGTTTTGGTCGATATTATCGCAAGACAAACAAGAGAAGAAGCGTGGCATGCGGCAAATGAACTATTAGAAAATACGTCACCAATCACAAAGCGTATGACACGTGCCTTTTTAAAAACATCCGATTCTGTAGGACTTGGACGTTACAAAGACCTGACTTCCGAAAATAACTACATGGTAGGAGAGAATCTTTGGGGGGGGCTTAGCCAAGTAAACCCATCAAATTCAATATCAATTGTAGGTAGTTATGAAGAGGTCATTGAAACACTAAAAAAATATCATGATGCAGGCGCCGAATTTTTCCTCTTGACTAGTTTATTACATGATAATGAAATCGAGCGTATCGGACAGAATATTCTCCCTCAACTAAAGAAAACAAGAGTATCAATAAAATAA
- a CDS encoding GNAT family N-acetyltransferase, translating into MIYELSVQEYNRIKTIFREQTNHPIILGILNGNNQGKVYVDDPKQPKTALIWAKFEIFLLVGDKENDSFNKNLESFIRERIAPESLQIGDIAFQLEFPQSNTDEGTVIDRLKNYLPKAYGRCAFTFNEEKYRGLSQWHDQIPFGYSVEKITPELIDRDKEGVIREELDNFWVSPEVFFEKGIGYCTMQGDKAVSSCLSVYASEGDIEIGINTYDLKHRNKGLATLAARAVLDECLQRGVTPHWKTEHFRYASIKLANKLGFENRRDYKAYYFFYRELDNLVGSAYYHLKEFGDVLTATDYVKRAEELGELEDWHCFLIACGFAVIGETTIALSYLEQAVDKGWRDTSDVRFENDLKNLQGLKEWEILTKKLFSAEAE; encoded by the coding sequence ATGATCTATGAGCTTTCTGTACAGGAATACAATAGAATTAAAACTATTTTTCGCGAACAAACCAATCACCCCATCATTTTGGGAATCTTGAATGGAAATAATCAAGGAAAAGTATATGTAGATGATCCAAAACAACCAAAAACAGCATTGATATGGGCAAAATTTGAAATCTTTTTACTTGTTGGAGACAAAGAGAATGATTCTTTTAACAAAAATCTCGAATCTTTCATCCGCGAGAGGATTGCACCAGAGAGTTTGCAGATTGGTGACATCGCTTTTCAGTTGGAGTTCCCTCAGTCGAATACGGATGAAGGAACAGTGATTGATAGGCTGAAAAACTATCTGCCAAAAGCTTACGGACGTTGCGCCTTCACTTTTAATGAAGAGAAGTACCGAGGGCTTTCGCAATGGCATGATCAGATTCCTTTCGGCTACTCTGTCGAAAAAATTACTCCTGAATTAATCGATCGGGATAAAGAGGGAGTTATTCGAGAAGAGCTGGATAATTTTTGGGTCTCCCCTGAAGTTTTTTTCGAGAAAGGTATCGGCTATTGCACGATGCAAGGGGATAAGGCAGTTAGCAGTTGCCTTTCTGTGTATGCAAGTGAAGGCGATATTGAGATCGGCATTAACACCTACGATTTAAAACATCGTAACAAGGGATTAGCTACACTGGCTGCTCGAGCTGTGCTGGACGAGTGCCTTCAGCGAGGGGTTACTCCCCATTGGAAGACAGAACATTTCCGCTATGCGTCGATAAAGCTAGCGAATAAACTAGGCTTTGAAAATCGCCGAGATTATAAGGCGTATTATTTCTTCTATCGAGAACTAGATAATCTTGTAGGCAGTGCTTATTATCATTTAAAAGAGTTTGGGGATGTCCTTACAGCTACAGACTATGTAAAAAGGGCAGAAGAACTTGGTGAACTAGAAGACTGGCATTGCTTTCTCATTGCTTGTGGTTTTGCTGTGATAGGAGAAACTACTATTGCTCTTTCCTACCTAGAACAAGCCGTTGACAAGGGCTGGAGAGATACAAGCGATGTGCGATTTGAAAATGATTTGAAAAATTTGCAAGGGTTAAAAGAATGGGAGATTCTTACTAAAAAGCTGTTTTCGGCTGAAGCGGAATAA